The proteins below are encoded in one region of Eulemur rufifrons isolate Redbay chromosome 2, OSU_ERuf_1, whole genome shotgun sequence:
- the PGF gene encoding placenta growth factor isoform X1: MPAMRLFTCFLQLLAGLALPAVPPQQWALSAGNGSSEAEVVPFQEVWGRSYCRALERLVDIVSEYPSEVEHMFSPSCVSLLRCTGCCGDENLHCVPVETVNVTMQLLKIRSGDRPSYVELTFSQHVQCECRPLREKMKPERRRPKGRGKRKREKQRPTDCHLCGDAVPRR; this comes from the exons ATGCCTGCCATGAGGCTGTTCACTTGCTTCCTGCAGCTCCTGGCTGGGCTGGCGCTGCCTGCTGTGCCCCCCCAG CAGTGGGCCCTGTCTGCTGGGAACGGCTCGTCAGAGGCAGAAG TGGTGCCCTTCCAGGAAGTGTGGGGCCGCAGCTACTGCCGGGCACTGGAGAGGCTGGTGGACATCGTGTCTGAGTACCCCAGCGAGGTGGAGCACATGTTCAGCCCGTCCTGTGTCTCGCTGCTGCGCTGCACCGGCTGCTGTGGCGATGAGAACCTGCACTGTGTGCCTGTGGAGACGGTCAATGTCACCATGCAG CTCCTGAAGATCCGCTCTGGGGACAGGCCCTCCTACGTGGAGCTGACGTTCTCGCAGCATGTGCAGTGCGAGTGCCG ACCTCTGCGGGAGAAAATGAAGCCAGAAAG GAGGAGACCCaagggcagggggaagaggaagagagagaagcagagacccACAGACTGCCACCT
- the PGF gene encoding placenta growth factor isoform X2, with amino-acid sequence MPAMRLFTCFLQLLAGLALPAVPPQWALSAGNGSSEAEVVPFQEVWGRSYCRALERLVDIVSEYPSEVEHMFSPSCVSLLRCTGCCGDENLHCVPVETVNVTMQLLKIRSGDRPSYVELTFSQHVQCECRPLREKMKPERRRPKGRGKRKREKQRPTDCHLCGDAVPRR; translated from the exons ATGCCTGCCATGAGGCTGTTCACTTGCTTCCTGCAGCTCCTGGCTGGGCTGGCGCTGCCTGCTGTGCCCCCCCAG TGGGCCCTGTCTGCTGGGAACGGCTCGTCAGAGGCAGAAG TGGTGCCCTTCCAGGAAGTGTGGGGCCGCAGCTACTGCCGGGCACTGGAGAGGCTGGTGGACATCGTGTCTGAGTACCCCAGCGAGGTGGAGCACATGTTCAGCCCGTCCTGTGTCTCGCTGCTGCGCTGCACCGGCTGCTGTGGCGATGAGAACCTGCACTGTGTGCCTGTGGAGACGGTCAATGTCACCATGCAG CTCCTGAAGATCCGCTCTGGGGACAGGCCCTCCTACGTGGAGCTGACGTTCTCGCAGCATGTGCAGTGCGAGTGCCG ACCTCTGCGGGAGAAAATGAAGCCAGAAAG GAGGAGACCCaagggcagggggaagaggaagagagagaagcagagacccACAGACTGCCACCT
- the PGF gene encoding placenta growth factor isoform X3, protein MPAMRLFTCFLQLLAGLALPAVPPQQWALSAGNGSSEAEVVPFQEVWGRSYCRALERLVDIVSEYPSEVEHMFSPSCVSLLRCTGCCGDENLHCVPVETVNVTMQLLKIRSGDRPSYVELTFSQHVQCECRPLREKMKPERCGDAVPRR, encoded by the exons ATGCCTGCCATGAGGCTGTTCACTTGCTTCCTGCAGCTCCTGGCTGGGCTGGCGCTGCCTGCTGTGCCCCCCCAG CAGTGGGCCCTGTCTGCTGGGAACGGCTCGTCAGAGGCAGAAG TGGTGCCCTTCCAGGAAGTGTGGGGCCGCAGCTACTGCCGGGCACTGGAGAGGCTGGTGGACATCGTGTCTGAGTACCCCAGCGAGGTGGAGCACATGTTCAGCCCGTCCTGTGTCTCGCTGCTGCGCTGCACCGGCTGCTGTGGCGATGAGAACCTGCACTGTGTGCCTGTGGAGACGGTCAATGTCACCATGCAG CTCCTGAAGATCCGCTCTGGGGACAGGCCCTCCTACGTGGAGCTGACGTTCTCGCAGCATGTGCAGTGCGAGTGCCG ACCTCTGCGGGAGAAAATGAAGCCAGAAAG